A single region of the Musa acuminata AAA Group cultivar baxijiao chromosome BXJ1-11, Cavendish_Baxijiao_AAA, whole genome shotgun sequence genome encodes:
- the LOC135596551 gene encoding ankyrin repeat-containing protein BDA1-like: MDPRLEEAAYAGDLTLLRRLLQEDRLLLHRQTIAVAHLSDSPLHIAASLGHSDLVREILAVNPELAHGRNREGLSALHLAAAQGHLSVVNELLQYAAAANLCLATDNDGFMPAHTAALRGKLDALTVLLDACPESSRAVTSQGDSILHLTVKSNSFETVQFLLNRTNENDELLNSGDAKGNTVLHLAVARKQLQTVKLLLGRRGIEVNATNMRGDTVLDMLLDSPFQHGDLLLGELIRAAGGRTAAEEEGKTQPKSSPSDARASTTVASHRSRPNHSEPKEKYNNKPETLMVVATLIATITFTAGLNPPGGFKQKDDGGPTPPNAEVNFDGSSSEGEAVLKYDLKLFLLFDMFGLFASLSIILLLICCVPRQTKMVTGILKWILWLAVFSTALAFSTAIVRIFSYQPYTVILLMSWFGILSLFMIWVCFRAIRGLLRKGGCWKKKDGEGESQGGPTRAVAIRTKIVVGALMIIIFGVVLIVNYLVFVYILNMPNNRII, encoded by the exons ATGGATCCGAGACTAGAGGAAGCAGCTTATGCGGGAGACCTCACTTTGTTGCGGCGTTTGCTACAAGAAGACCGGCTCCTGCTCCATAGGCAAACCATCGCCGTGGCTCACCTGTCGGACAGCCCCCTCCACATCGCTGCATCGCTCGGCCACTCCGACCTGGTCCGGGAGATCCTCGCCGTAAACCCGGAGCTCGCGCATGGCCGCAACCGCGAAGGCCTTTCCGCATTGCACCTGGCCGCTGCCCAAGGCCACTTATCCGTGGTGAACGAACTGCTGCAGTACGCAGCCGCTGCCAATCTCTGCTTGGCGACCGACAACGATGGCTTCATGCCCGCCCACACTGCAGCCTTACGAGGCAAGCTTGATGCTTTGACTGTGTTACTGGATGCGTGCCCGGAGTCCTCGCGAGCTGTGACATCGCAAGGTGATTCCATCCTTCATCTTACTGTGAAATCAAACAGCTTCGAGACCGTGCAGTTCTTGCTGAACAGAACGAATGAGAACGATGAACTACTCAACTCTGGAGATGCGAAAGGCAACACCGTCCTGCACCTTGCTGTGGCCAGAAAACAGCTCCAA ACCGTGAAGTTGCTTCTGGGAAGGCGAGGTATCGAAGTTAACGCCACAAACATGAGAGGCGACACCGTCCTTGATATGCTACTGGATTCACCCTTCCAACATGGAGATCTATTGTTGGGAGAACTGATTCGGGCAGCAGGTGGAAGAACCGCcgcagaagaagaagggaagactcaGCCGAAATCGTCACCGAGTGATGCCAGAGCCTCTACCACTGTCGCGTCACACAGAAGCCGACCAAATCATTCTGAACCTAAAGAAAAGTACAACAACAAACCAGAAACACTAATGGTGGTGGCGACGTTGATCGCCACCATCACATTCACAGCTGGGCTGAACCCCCCTGGTGGGTTTAAGCAGAAAGATGATGGTGGGCCGACTCCCCCCAATGCAGAAGTCAACTTTGATGGGAGTTCAAGTGAAGGGGAGGCAGTTCTAAAATATGATCTCAAGTTATTCCTACTGTTCGACATGTTCGGGTTGTTTGCATCCTTGAGCATCATCCTCTTGTTGATATGTTGTGTGCCCAGACAGACTAAAATGGTGACGGGAATCCTAAAGTGGATTCTATGGCTGGCGGTGTTCTCGACGGCATTAGCATTCTCGACCGCCATTGTGCGAATATTTTCCTATCAGCCCTACACTGTCATCCTTCTCATGAGTTGGTTCGGAATTCTCAGTCTCTTCATGATTTGGGTGTGCTTTAGAGCGATCAGAGGCTTGTTGCGCAAAGGTGGATGctggaagaagaaagatggagaagGAGAAAGTCAGGGAGGCCCCACAAGGGCCGTTGCCATCCGCACGAAGATTGTGGTGGGCGCGttgatgataattatttttgGAGTAGTTCTTATTGTAAATTATTTAGTGTttgtttatatattaaatatgccaaataatagaataatatga